From one Cellulosilyticum sp. I15G10I2 genomic stretch:
- a CDS encoding carbohydrate ABC transporter permease, whose amino-acid sequence MNREERIKMVGVKEKKKIGSILFHLFSCAIGFLMIYPLLWLFASSMKSNETMFKDAYSLIPEVFDMSTNYLSAWKGVGGVSFLTFLGNTVFVTVTGMAGCVIISLFAAYAFTRIKFRGSRFWFACVMITMMIPSQVMVVPQYIILKKMNLIDTRISLTLPWFFGTAFFIFMLVQFFRGIPKELDEAAEIDGCGRISILFRILVPVVKPALVTASIFAFYWIWQDFFQPLIFMNTPSKYTLSLALNMFLDPNAYNNYGGLFAMSVLSLLPTLIFFIIFQRYLVDGIAMDGIKG is encoded by the coding sequence ATGAATCGGGAGGAGAGGATTAAGATGGTAGGCGTAAAAGAAAAAAAGAAGATAGGTTCCATTTTGTTTCACCTTTTTTCCTGTGCAATTGGATTTTTAATGATCTATCCTTTACTTTGGCTTTTTGCAAGTTCCATGAAGAGCAATGAAACCATGTTTAAGGATGCATATTCCTTAATTCCGGAAGTTTTTGATATGTCAACTAACTATTTGAGTGCATGGAAAGGAGTCGGAGGCGTATCTTTCCTGACTTTCCTTGGAAATACAGTGTTTGTTACAGTGACTGGTATGGCCGGTTGTGTTATTATATCTCTGTTTGCGGCCTATGCATTTACCAGAATTAAGTTCAGGGGTTCGCGGTTCTGGTTTGCTTGCGTTATGATCACAATGATGATTCCTTCTCAGGTCATGGTTGTGCCTCAGTATATTATTTTAAAGAAGATGAATCTCATTGATACCAGAATTTCTTTGACACTGCCATGGTTTTTTGGTACTGCTTTCTTTATTTTTATGCTGGTTCAGTTCTTTAGGGGAATACCGAAGGAATTGGATGAGGCAGCTGAGATTGATGGCTGCGGCAGAATTTCTATTCTTTTTCGCATCTTGGTTCCAGTGGTAAAACCGGCTCTCGTTACAGCATCCATCTTTGCGTTCTACTGGATTTGGCAGGATTTCTTCCAACCATTGATTTTTATGAACACGCCTAGTAAATATACACTTTCACTGGCGCTAAATATGTTTTTGGATCCGAATGCATACAATAACTATGGTGGGTTGTTCGCCATGTCTGTACTATCTCTTTTGCCTACACTCATATTTTTCATTATTTTTCAAAGATATCTTGTGGATGGTATTGCGATGGATGGTATCAAGGGTTAA
- a CDS encoding carbohydrate ABC transporter permease, with the protein MKGKQSLAKSGYKSRDNIAGYIMLFPWLLGFVLMWFLPMVISVYYSFTNFNLLNEAQFIGFQNYIRLFTTDDKFWQAMKVTFTYVIFLVPLRLAFALFVAMLLNTKHKGLGLYRTVYYIPSIIGGSIAVSIVWRQIFGKQGVVMSLLAVFGIEQNVSMLGNTGTALAVIILMGVWQFGSSMLIFLAALKQIPYSLYEAAVVDGAKPWETFTKVTLPMLTPTIFFNLILQLVNGFRVFTESYVITDGGPLDSTLTYVLYLYRRAFNYFDMGYSCALAWVLVIIIAVFTIVLFKTQNNWVHYESGGED; encoded by the coding sequence ATGAAAGGAAAACAGTCTTTGGCTAAGTCAGGCTATAAAAGCAGGGATAATATTGCGGGCTATATTATGCTTTTTCCGTGGCTATTAGGATTTGTCCTGATGTGGTTTCTTCCAATGGTAATTTCCGTTTACTATTCTTTTACGAATTTTAACCTGCTCAATGAGGCACAATTTATTGGATTTCAAAACTATATTCGATTATTTACCACTGATGATAAATTCTGGCAGGCAATGAAGGTAACCTTTACCTATGTTATTTTTCTAGTCCCTCTTCGTCTGGCATTCGCTCTTTTCGTAGCAATGTTATTGAACACGAAGCATAAAGGTCTGGGATTATATCGAACCGTTTATTATATTCCTTCCATTATCGGAGGAAGTATAGCAGTTTCTATCGTATGGAGGCAGATTTTCGGAAAGCAGGGGGTTGTAATGTCTTTACTTGCTGTTTTTGGAATTGAACAGAATGTTTCTATGCTTGGAAATACGGGCACAGCTCTGGCAGTTATCATATTGATGGGTGTCTGGCAGTTCGGATCTTCTATGTTAATTTTTCTTGCGGCATTAAAGCAGATTCCGTATTCTTTGTATGAGGCAGCCGTAGTAGACGGTGCAAAACCTTGGGAAACATTCACAAAGGTTACGCTGCCTATGCTGACCCCTACCATTTTCTTCAATTTGATTCTTCAACTTGTAAATGGGTTCCGGGTATTTACAGAGAGTTATGTTATTACGGATGGAGGACCACTAGATAGTACTTTAACCTATGTATTGTATTTATACCGTAGGGCATTTAATTATTTTGACATGGGATACAGCTGTGCGCTGGCATGGGTGCTTGTAATCATTATTGCAGTCTTTACGATAGTACTGTTTAAGACTCAGAATAACTGGGTGCACTATGAATCGGGAGGAGAGGATTAA